The following are encoded together in the Gadus chalcogrammus isolate NIFS_2021 chromosome 2, NIFS_Gcha_1.0, whole genome shotgun sequence genome:
- the ift70 gene encoding tetratricopeptide repeat protein 30A isoform X2 yields the protein MTPTVIKDGEYTATIYRLIKECRYGDAIVILNHQLEKHMKSRAALSLLGYCCFHTQDFSTAADCYEQLSLLHPEVEEYRLYHAQALARACCYPEAMKASFLLDNPSTYTRMIKLQAAIKYGEEEYSAAKALVEQLPQEEPDYEVKMGCLLYREEQYEEARRRFTSAQQALGYQPDLSYNMALCYYSMKNYSAALKHIAEIIERGIREHPELSVGMTTEGVEVRSVGNTLTLQQTALIEAFNLKAAVQFQLRNLEGAQDALTDMPPRTDEELDPVTLHNQALLNMERRPSEGFEKLAFLLQQDPFPPVTFGNLLLLYCKYEYFDLAADVLAENAHLTYRFLSPYLYEFLDAMLTCQTAPEEAFRKFDDMNGKLTEQLRKLAKQDFRLARDDQGLKKGVQEYDQLLERYIPVLMAQAKIYWSRDNFQMVEKIFRKSVEICNEHDTWKLNVAHVLFMQENKYKEAIGFYEPIVKKHYDNILNVSAVVLANLCVSYIMTSQNEEAEELMRKIEKEEEQISYDAPDKKVFHLCIVNLVIGTLYCAKGNYDFGISRVIKSLEPYNKKLGTDTWFYAKRCVLSLLENMSKHMILLRDAVVQDCLLFLERCEVYGREEPAVIQAPLQDERSSSSSSSSLGRNSVTYEARLLKALFYQVIGWNE from the exons ATGACCCCCACGGTCATCAAGGACGGAGAATACACTGCGACCATCTACCGCCTG ATCAAAGAGTGTCGCTATGGAGACGCTATCGTGATCCTCAACCACCAGCTGGAGAAACACATGAAG TCCCGGGCAGCCCTGTCCCTGCTGGGCTACTGCTGCTTCCACACGCAGGACTTCAGCACGGCGGCCGACTGCTACGAGCAGCTCAGCCTGCTGCACCCCGAGGTGGAGGAGTACCGGCTGTACCACGCCCAGGCCCTGGCCCGCGCCTGCTGCTACCCGGAGGCCATGAAGGCCAGCTTCCTGCTGGACAACCCCAGCACCTATACCAGg ATGATCAAGCTACAGGCTGCCATCAAATACGGAGAGGAAGAGTATTCCGCTGCTAAG GCCCTGGTGGAGCAGCTGCCCCAGGAGGAGCCGGACTACGAGGTGAAGATGGGCTGCCTCCTCTACCGCGAGGAGCAGTACGAGGAGGCCCGAAGGAGGTTCACCTCGGCCCAGCAGGCCCTGGGCTACCAGCCAG accTGTCCTACAACATGGCTCTGTGTTACTACAGCATGAAGAACTACAGCGCGGCTCTGAAGCACATCGCAGAGATCATCGAGAGAGGGATCCGGGAGcaccctg AGCTGAGTGTCGGCATGACGACAGAGGGCGTGGAGGTGCGCAGCGTGGGCAACACCCTGACCCTCCAGCAGACGGCGCTGATCGAGGCCTTCAACCTCAAGGCCGCCGTCCAGTTCCAGCTCAGGAACC TGGAGGGGGCTCAGGACGCGCTGACAGACATGCCCCCCCGGACAGACGAG gagctgGACCCCGTGACCCTCCACAACCAGGCCCTGCTGAACATGGAGCGGCGTCCCTCGGAGGGCTTCGAGAagctggccttcctcctgcagCAGGACCCCTTCCCCCCGGTCACCTTCGGGAACCTGCTGCTGCTCTACTGCAAGTATGAG TACTTTGACCTGGCTGCAGACGTCCTTGCGGAGAACGCCCACCTCACCTACCGCTTCCTGTCCCCG TACCTGTACGAGTTCCTGGACGCCATGCTCACCTGCCAGACCGCCCCCGAGGAG GCCTTCAGGAAGTTTGACGACATGAACGGCAAACTGACGGAACAACTCCGCAAGCTGGCCAAACAG GATTTCAGGTTGGCCCGGGACGACCAGGGGCTGAAGAAGGGGGTGCAGGAGTATGACCAGCTGCTGGAGAG GTACATCCCGGTGCTGATGGCCCAGGCCAAGATCTACTGGAGCCGGGACAACTTCCAGATGGTGGAGAAGATCTTCCGCAAGTCGGTGGAGATCTGCAACGAGCACGACACCTGGAAGCTGAACGTGGCACACGTCCTCTTCATGCAGGAGAACAAGTACAAGGAGGCCATCGGGTTCTACGAGCCCATCGTCAAGAAGCACTACGACAAC ATCCTTAACGTCAGTGCGGTGGTTCTGGCCAACCTGTGTGTCTCCTACATCATGACCAGCCAGAACGAGGAG GCGGAGGAGCTGATGAGGAAgatagagaaggaggaagagcagaTCTCCTACGACGCCCCGGACAAGAAGGTGTTCCACCTCTGCATCGTCAACCTGGTGATCGG CACGCTGTACTGCGCTAAAGGGAACTACGACTTCGGCATATCTAGAGTCATCAAGAGTCTAGAGCCCTACAACAAGAAG CTGGGGACAGACACGTGGTTCTACGCTAAGCGCTGCGTCCTCTCCCTGCTGGAGAACATGTCCAAACACATGATCCTGCTGAGGGACGCCGTGGTGCAGGACTGCCTGCTGTTCCTGGAGCGCTGCGAAG tgtacGGCCGGGAGGAGCCGGCGGTGATCCAGGCCCCCCTGCAGGAcgagcgctcctcctcctcctcctcctcctccctggggaGGAACAGCGTCACCTACGAGGCGCGCCTCCTCAAGGCCCTCTTCTACCAGGTCATCGGCTGGAACGAGTGA
- the ift70 gene encoding tetratricopeptide repeat protein 30A isoform X1 has translation MTPTVIKDGEYTATIYRLIKECRYGDAIVILNHQLEKHMKSRAALSLLGYCCFHTQDFSTAADCYEQLSLLHPEVEEYRLYHAQALARACCYPEAMKASFLLDNPSTYTRMIKLQAAIKYGEEEYSAAKALVEQLPQEEPDYEVKMGCLLYREEQYEEARRRFTSAQQALGYQPDLSYNMALCYYSMKNYSAALKHIAEIIERGIREHPELSVGMTTEGVEVRSVGNTLTLQQTALIEAFNLKAAVQFQLRNLEGAQDALTDMPPRTDEELDPVTLHNQALLNMERRPSEGFEKLAFLLQQDPFPPVTFGNLLLLYCKYEYFDLAADVLAENAHLTYRFLSPYLYEFLDAMLTCQTAPEEAFRKFDDMNGKLTEQLRKLAKQVQDFRLARDDQGLKKGVQEYDQLLERYIPVLMAQAKIYWSRDNFQMVEKIFRKSVEICNEHDTWKLNVAHVLFMQENKYKEAIGFYEPIVKKHYDNILNVSAVVLANLCVSYIMTSQNEEAEELMRKIEKEEEQISYDAPDKKVFHLCIVNLVIGTLYCAKGNYDFGISRVIKSLEPYNKKLGTDTWFYAKRCVLSLLENMSKHMILLRDAVVQDCLLFLERCEVYGREEPAVIQAPLQDERSSSSSSSSLGRNSVTYEARLLKALFYQVIGWNE, from the exons ATGACCCCCACGGTCATCAAGGACGGAGAATACACTGCGACCATCTACCGCCTG ATCAAAGAGTGTCGCTATGGAGACGCTATCGTGATCCTCAACCACCAGCTGGAGAAACACATGAAG TCCCGGGCAGCCCTGTCCCTGCTGGGCTACTGCTGCTTCCACACGCAGGACTTCAGCACGGCGGCCGACTGCTACGAGCAGCTCAGCCTGCTGCACCCCGAGGTGGAGGAGTACCGGCTGTACCACGCCCAGGCCCTGGCCCGCGCCTGCTGCTACCCGGAGGCCATGAAGGCCAGCTTCCTGCTGGACAACCCCAGCACCTATACCAGg ATGATCAAGCTACAGGCTGCCATCAAATACGGAGAGGAAGAGTATTCCGCTGCTAAG GCCCTGGTGGAGCAGCTGCCCCAGGAGGAGCCGGACTACGAGGTGAAGATGGGCTGCCTCCTCTACCGCGAGGAGCAGTACGAGGAGGCCCGAAGGAGGTTCACCTCGGCCCAGCAGGCCCTGGGCTACCAGCCAG accTGTCCTACAACATGGCTCTGTGTTACTACAGCATGAAGAACTACAGCGCGGCTCTGAAGCACATCGCAGAGATCATCGAGAGAGGGATCCGGGAGcaccctg AGCTGAGTGTCGGCATGACGACAGAGGGCGTGGAGGTGCGCAGCGTGGGCAACACCCTGACCCTCCAGCAGACGGCGCTGATCGAGGCCTTCAACCTCAAGGCCGCCGTCCAGTTCCAGCTCAGGAACC TGGAGGGGGCTCAGGACGCGCTGACAGACATGCCCCCCCGGACAGACGAG gagctgGACCCCGTGACCCTCCACAACCAGGCCCTGCTGAACATGGAGCGGCGTCCCTCGGAGGGCTTCGAGAagctggccttcctcctgcagCAGGACCCCTTCCCCCCGGTCACCTTCGGGAACCTGCTGCTGCTCTACTGCAAGTATGAG TACTTTGACCTGGCTGCAGACGTCCTTGCGGAGAACGCCCACCTCACCTACCGCTTCCTGTCCCCG TACCTGTACGAGTTCCTGGACGCCATGCTCACCTGCCAGACCGCCCCCGAGGAG GCCTTCAGGAAGTTTGACGACATGAACGGCAAACTGACGGAACAACTCCGCAAGCTGGCCAAACAG GTGCAGGATTTCAGGTTGGCCCGGGACGACCAGGGGCTGAAGAAGGGGGTGCAGGAGTATGACCAGCTGCTGGAGAG GTACATCCCGGTGCTGATGGCCCAGGCCAAGATCTACTGGAGCCGGGACAACTTCCAGATGGTGGAGAAGATCTTCCGCAAGTCGGTGGAGATCTGCAACGAGCACGACACCTGGAAGCTGAACGTGGCACACGTCCTCTTCATGCAGGAGAACAAGTACAAGGAGGCCATCGGGTTCTACGAGCCCATCGTCAAGAAGCACTACGACAAC ATCCTTAACGTCAGTGCGGTGGTTCTGGCCAACCTGTGTGTCTCCTACATCATGACCAGCCAGAACGAGGAG GCGGAGGAGCTGATGAGGAAgatagagaaggaggaagagcagaTCTCCTACGACGCCCCGGACAAGAAGGTGTTCCACCTCTGCATCGTCAACCTGGTGATCGG CACGCTGTACTGCGCTAAAGGGAACTACGACTTCGGCATATCTAGAGTCATCAAGAGTCTAGAGCCCTACAACAAGAAG CTGGGGACAGACACGTGGTTCTACGCTAAGCGCTGCGTCCTCTCCCTGCTGGAGAACATGTCCAAACACATGATCCTGCTGAGGGACGCCGTGGTGCAGGACTGCCTGCTGTTCCTGGAGCGCTGCGAAG tgtacGGCCGGGAGGAGCCGGCGGTGATCCAGGCCCCCCTGCAGGAcgagcgctcctcctcctcctcctcctcctccctggggaGGAACAGCGTCACCTACGAGGCGCGCCTCCTCAAGGCCCTCTTCTACCAGGTCATCGGCTGGAACGAGTGA